From a region of the uncultured Draconibacterium sp. genome:
- a CDS encoding sulfatase — MNLHQLLCLAALALFLNSCSNNSQKPKQPNVVIIFLDDSGYSDFSPFGQTRIETPNVTKLAEEGIMFKNFYVPQAVCSASRSALISGCYPGRTKVFSAHGPGDRGLETTFPTIGEVFKNAGYKTALFGKWHCGDQPETRPQSRGFDETCGLMYSNDMWRHHPESPEYWGQWPLKFWENGEVTIEDVDSTDQKMLTKWYTEHAVDFISKHKDEPFLLYVPHAMSHVPLFCSPEFEGITGEGLYADVLTELDWSVGKINQALKDNGIEDNTIVIFSSDNGPWIAYGNHAGTTPFREAKGTTFDGGTRSATIIKYPAELQGNQQSTQALMTIDLLPTLCKVANIPLPETDIDGKNVWDIISCKPNATNPHDYYAFTNDNEFQAVMSGDGKWKLHLPHNYRTMTDIKGKDGMPGKYDYSARIELSLFDMENDPYETTNVIPDHPEIAEELLEYAEIHKKKFFSEN; from the coding sequence ATGAACTTACACCAACTTCTTTGCCTGGCCGCATTGGCTCTGTTTCTAAACTCGTGTTCCAACAATTCTCAGAAACCCAAACAACCCAACGTTGTAATTATTTTTCTCGACGACTCGGGTTATTCTGACTTCTCCCCTTTTGGACAAACCCGTATTGAAACGCCCAACGTAACAAAACTGGCTGAAGAAGGTATAATGTTCAAGAATTTTTATGTACCGCAGGCAGTGTGTTCGGCATCGCGCTCAGCACTTATTTCGGGCTGCTACCCGGGGCGAACTAAAGTCTTTAGTGCACACGGACCGGGCGATCGAGGCCTTGAAACGACTTTTCCAACCATTGGCGAAGTTTTTAAAAATGCCGGGTATAAAACAGCACTTTTTGGTAAATGGCACTGTGGCGATCAGCCGGAAACACGTCCACAAAGCCGCGGTTTTGATGAAACATGCGGACTGATGTATTCGAACGACATGTGGAGGCATCATCCTGAAAGCCCGGAATACTGGGGACAATGGCCGCTAAAATTCTGGGAGAACGGCGAAGTAACCATTGAAGATGTGGATTCAACTGACCAAAAAATGTTGACAAAATGGTACACGGAACATGCCGTTGATTTTATTTCGAAACACAAAGATGAACCGTTTCTACTGTATGTTCCACACGCTATGTCGCATGTTCCGCTGTTTTGCAGCCCGGAATTTGAAGGCATAACAGGAGAAGGATTGTATGCTGATGTTTTAACCGAGTTGGACTGGTCGGTTGGAAAAATAAACCAGGCGCTAAAAGACAACGGAATTGAGGACAATACAATTGTAATCTTTTCATCGGACAACGGCCCGTGGATTGCTTATGGAAATCATGCCGGGACAACTCCGTTTCGCGAGGCAAAAGGAACAACCTTTGATGGCGGGACCCGCTCGGCAACTATTATTAAATACCCGGCGGAGCTGCAAGGTAACCAACAATCTACCCAGGCATTAATGACCATCGATCTTTTACCTACACTTTGTAAGGTGGCTAATATTCCACTTCCTGAAACAGATATAGATGGAAAAAACGTTTGGGACATCATCTCCTGCAAACCAAATGCTACAAATCCGCACGATTATTACGCCTTTACCAACGACAACGAATTTCAGGCGGTAATGTCGGGCGATGGAAAATGGAAATTGCACCTCCCCCATAATTACCGCACAATGACGGATATTAAAGGAAAAGACGGAATGCCCGGAAAGTATGATTATTCTGCAAGAATTGAACTATCGTTGTTTGATATGGAAAACGATCCGTACGAAACGACCAATGTAATTCCAGACCATCCCGAAATTGCAGAAGAACTATTGGAATATGCTGAGATCCATAAGAAAAAGTTCTTTAGTGAAAACTAA
- a CDS encoding PKD domain-containing protein has translation MRKPELVLLMLFIALIGRTTFAQNPHFKLESNDHQSITIDQTFSKTVEIKPFNGKGKKIYGLAASADIYFSSADGWVRLVLLDQDFNEHLVLESYPNLNGTNQVSLIDFAEETAILDGVVPYAISVELHNASVTLKNLSYSSRGDVISDYNKQKNEKRSVQRKDKIEKLNKNLKARGQHWVAGETNVSQMSYGERKKLYGQSTFPAGFEFYAGGVLSTSTSDNEGSAILKSATTSSPYIDSWDWRNRHGQNWISPVTNQGGCGSCWAFAATGATEAMVNLYFNQHLNLDLSEQEVLSCSGGGTCAGGYPSSALNYIKNTGVVDENTFPYNGIYQPCENKGSNPSELIKISGRIDFGLSTYPRTEEDNLKKMLIKQGPLSSALSDWNHAIVLVGYKVVQEGDMFFYRDLNLDRYWTTIETGDPLIGKTVWIYKNSWGTYFGDAGYVYVETPLSNITNTHAIQTPIASEVNNYEVVCTDNDGDGYYWWGLGEKPANCPPCPDLADGDDSDPTKGPLDEYGYCMPLNTTAAAPVANFTSTGTAVNKGQSVSFTDLTTNTPTSWSWTFEGGTPATTTEQNPSVTYNTSGSFGVSLTVTNAKGEDTKTISDYITVTEPVTVTAPSANFSATPATINEGSEVSFTDLTTNDPTAWNWTFAGGTPATSDVQNPKVVYSNPGTYDVTLKVTNSGGTNTKIITNCILVIDTVEAPVAAFAANNTGISEGQSVSFTDQSTNAPTSWSWTFSGGSPASSNAQNPTVVYATPGVYSVSLTSSNAGGSNTVTKSGFITVQDTLETPIADFVADNTTITEGSEISFTDKSKNTPSSWEWKFEGGNPSTSNEKNPKVTYSSPNSYKVSLTVTNPAGNHTKTVENYITVQAKPDPEYCTPSPNATDEWIAEVHMGENSHISGSEGYANNTATTFNFTSGSTISITLAPGFSGKGSFEYWGIWIDFNSDMNFTEDEKVFTSSKSKLSVSGTIDIPQTNINTRMRIAMGSSSPTACDYSGSGEVEDYTIVIAEPTPASPIAAFSASSTTIIAGQNVQFTNSSENEPTSYQWYFPGGTPSASTEPNPTVSYATGGTYDVTLVAYKTGFASSEQTLTNYINVANNDATPTPTPSIYCEPALISSTTYIQNVNIGNALAVNSYGDEYSFDTNPFTLNAGGSYTVNLEPSNSSSRNFWRIWIDFNNDGDFDDADETVLALNNKKGSVSETIAIPSYVTGTARVRISMKVGKTPAACDDNFEGEVEDYLASFEPPMMQSSMPKASSEALTTMNLSVYPNPTTDQLNLQLPYTSEQASFAIYNTVGKKVAEQPIVAALTTIDMSDKAPGIYLVVVKTDAHTFNKKVIKN, from the coding sequence ATGAGAAAACCAGAGTTAGTGTTGCTAATGCTATTTATAGCATTAATCGGAAGAACTACGTTTGCCCAAAACCCACATTTTAAGTTAGAAAGCAATGATCATCAATCAATTACCATTGATCAAACTTTTTCAAAAACTGTAGAGATCAAACCTTTTAATGGAAAGGGCAAAAAGATCTATGGACTTGCGGCCAGTGCCGATATTTATTTTTCATCGGCCGATGGCTGGGTACGTTTGGTACTGCTCGACCAGGATTTTAACGAGCACCTGGTATTGGAGAGTTATCCAAATTTAAACGGGACTAACCAGGTTTCGTTAATCGACTTTGCAGAAGAAACAGCTATACTTGATGGTGTCGTTCCTTATGCAATCAGTGTAGAGCTGCATAATGCATCGGTTACGTTGAAAAACCTATCCTATTCATCCAGAGGAGACGTAATTTCTGATTACAATAAACAGAAAAATGAAAAACGTTCAGTTCAACGTAAAGACAAGATTGAAAAGCTAAACAAAAACTTAAAAGCGAGGGGCCAGCATTGGGTCGCCGGAGAAACGAATGTTTCTCAAATGAGCTACGGCGAGCGCAAAAAGTTGTATGGACAAAGTACCTTTCCTGCCGGATTTGAGTTTTACGCCGGAGGAGTTCTTTCTACAAGCACGTCAGATAATGAAGGCTCAGCCATTTTAAAATCAGCTACAACATCAAGCCCCTATATTGATAGTTGGGACTGGCGCAATCGTCACGGACAAAATTGGATTTCTCCAGTTACCAACCAAGGTGGTTGTGGCTCTTGTTGGGCTTTTGCTGCTACTGGTGCAACAGAAGCAATGGTAAATTTATATTTTAATCAACATTTAAATTTAGATCTGTCAGAACAAGAAGTCCTATCTTGCAGTGGTGGTGGAACTTGTGCTGGTGGATATCCAAGTTCGGCATTAAATTATATTAAAAATACAGGGGTGGTTGATGAAAATACATTCCCTTATAATGGTATTTATCAGCCTTGTGAAAATAAAGGCTCAAATCCTTCTGAACTGATCAAAATATCAGGAAGAATTGATTTTGGCCTTTCAACATACCCGCGAACTGAAGAGGATAACTTAAAGAAAATGTTGATTAAACAAGGTCCACTAAGTAGTGCTCTTTCCGATTGGAATCATGCCATTGTTTTAGTTGGTTATAAAGTGGTACAAGAAGGTGATATGTTCTTTTATAGGGATCTAAATTTAGACCGTTACTGGACAACAATTGAAACTGGAGATCCTCTTATTGGAAAAACTGTTTGGATATATAAAAACAGTTGGGGAACTTACTTCGGCGATGCCGGTTATGTTTATGTAGAAACACCTTTAAGTAATATTACCAATACTCATGCAATTCAAACACCTATTGCAAGCGAAGTAAATAACTATGAAGTAGTTTGCACCGATAACGACGGTGATGGTTATTACTGGTGGGGATTAGGCGAAAAACCCGCCAACTGCCCACCATGTCCTGATCTAGCAGATGGTGATGACTCGGACCCAACAAAAGGGCCTCTGGATGAATATGGATACTGCATGCCACTTAATACTACAGCTGCTGCTCCCGTTGCCAACTTCACCTCAACCGGTACTGCCGTTAATAAAGGTCAGTCTGTTTCTTTTACCGACCTGACAACAAATACACCAACTTCGTGGAGCTGGACCTTTGAAGGCGGAACACCTGCAACAACGACCGAACAAAATCCATCAGTTACCTATAATACAAGCGGTTCTTTTGGTGTAAGTCTTACGGTTACCAATGCAAAAGGAGAAGACACAAAAACGATATCAGACTACATTACTGTTACCGAACCGGTTACTGTTACAGCTCCAAGTGCAAACTTTTCGGCTACCCCTGCTACTATAAACGAAGGTTCTGAAGTCTCTTTTACTGATTTAACCACTAACGACCCAACCGCATGGAACTGGACTTTTGCTGGAGGAACCCCGGCAACATCAGATGTACAAAATCCAAAAGTAGTTTACAGTAATCCCGGAACTTACGATGTAACGCTGAAGGTCACCAATTCAGGAGGCACGAATACCAAAATCATTACGAATTGTATCCTGGTAATTGATACCGTTGAAGCTCCTGTAGCGGCTTTTGCTGCAAATAATACAGGAATTTCAGAAGGACAATCAGTGTCATTTACCGACCAATCGACTAATGCTCCAACCTCTTGGAGTTGGACATTCAGTGGAGGTTCTCCAGCTTCTTCCAACGCACAAAACCCAACTGTTGTTTATGCTACTCCCGGTGTATATAGTGTTAGCCTGACATCAAGCAATGCCGGTGGTTCGAATACCGTAACCAAAAGTGGGTTTATTACTGTTCAGGATACCTTAGAAACTCCAATTGCTGATTTTGTTGCAGATAATACTACCATTACAGAAGGTTCCGAAATTTCTTTCACCGATAAGTCGAAAAACACTCCGTCTTCATGGGAATGGAAATTTGAAGGTGGTAATCCATCCACATCAAACGAAAAGAACCCGAAGGTAACTTACAGTTCGCCAAACAGCTACAAAGTTTCTTTAACCGTTACCAATCCGGCAGGTAACCACACAAAAACTGTTGAGAACTACATCACTGTTCAGGCAAAACCAGATCCGGAATATTGTACACCATCGCCAAACGCCACTGATGAATGGATTGCAGAAGTACATATGGGTGAAAACAGCCACATTTCGGGCTCGGAAGGTTATGCCAACAACACGGCAACAACCTTCAACTTTACTTCCGGAAGTACTATTAGCATCACTTTGGCACCCGGTTTTAGCGGCAAAGGTAGTTTTGAATATTGGGGCATTTGGATTGATTTTAATTCAGATATGAATTTTACGGAAGATGAAAAGGTCTTTACTTCATCAAAATCCAAGTTATCGGTTAGCGGAACAATTGATATCCCGCAAACGAATATAAATACACGCATGAGGATTGCTATGGGAAGCAGCAGTCCAACGGCTTGCGATTATTCAGGTTCTGGAGAGGTAGAAGATTACACCATTGTAATTGCAGAACCGACACCTGCATCTCCGATAGCTGCATTTAGTGCCAGCTCAACAACCATTATTGCCGGACAAAATGTTCAGTTCACAAATTCATCAGAAAACGAGCCAACCAGCTATCAATGGTATTTCCCGGGAGGTACTCCATCAGCAAGTACAGAGCCAAATCCAACGGTTAGCTATGCCACCGGTGGAACATACGATGTTACTTTAGTAGCCTACAAAACAGGTTTCGCTTCATCGGAACAAACACTTACAAATTATATTAATGTTGCAAATAACGATGCTACTCCAACACCTACGCCATCAATATATTGCGAACCTGCTTTAATCAGCAGTACCACTTACATTCAAAACGTCAATATTGGAAATGCCCTGGCCGTTAACAGTTATGGTGATGAATACTCATTCGATACAAATCCATTTACGCTGAATGCAGGTGGCTCGTACACCGTTAACCTGGAGCCTAGTAATTCTTCAAGCCGTAATTTCTGGAGAATATGGATTGACTTTAACAACGACGGAGATTTTGATGATGCTGATGAAACAGTGCTGGCCTTAAACAACAAAAAAGGCTCAGTTTCTGAAACGATTGCAATTCCTTCGTACGTTACAGGAACAGCACGAGTTCGTATTTCGATGAAAGTAGGAAAAACTCCGGCAGCCTGTGACGATAATTTTGAAGGAGAAGTTGAAGATTACCTGGCTTCGTTTGAACCGCCAATGATGCAATCGTCGATGCCAAAAGCATCATCCGAAGCACTGACTACGATGAACCTTAGTGTTTATCCAAATCCAACGACAGACCAATTGAATCTGCAATTACCATACACTTCAGAACAAGCATCTTTTGCTATCTACAATACCGTTGGTAAAAAAGTTGCAGAACAGCCAATTGTTGCAGCATTAACAACAATTGATATGAGCGATAAAGCTCCCGGCATTTACCTGGTGGTTGTAAAAACCGATGCGCATACATTTAATAAGAAAGTGATAAAGAACTAA
- a CDS encoding DUF4252 domain-containing protein — protein MKRIALILSIGLFVMTSCVYESGVSEAYSKYRFKDGVTTVTVPGWVIHLAAGIGDLEDSERDLLNSIDGVKVIAVEDDNLNARIDLHEEFYKKISEKKDYEQLLVVREEDQNVTIFGRMNESVIKEMVILVGGDDNALIYVKGEISPEILNNQIDISNPDRFLSFKH, from the coding sequence ATGAAACGTATAGCTTTAATTTTATCGATAGGTCTTTTTGTTATGACCTCGTGTGTTTACGAATCAGGAGTATCAGAAGCCTATTCCAAATACCGTTTTAAAGATGGTGTAACTACAGTTACTGTGCCGGGCTGGGTGATTCATCTTGCAGCCGGTATTGGAGACCTGGAAGATAGCGAGCGCGATTTACTGAATAGTATCGATGGAGTTAAAGTAATTGCCGTTGAAGATGATAATTTGAATGCCCGAATTGATCTGCACGAAGAGTTTTACAAGAAAATAAGCGAGAAAAAGGATTATGAACAATTATTGGTTGTTCGTGAGGAAGACCAGAATGTAACCATTTTCGGGCGGATGAATGAATCGGTAATAAAAGAAATGGTTATCCTGGTTGGTGGCGACGACAATGCCTTGATTTACGTTAAAGGCGAAATCAGCCCCGAAATTCTAAATAATCAAATTGATATCTCGAACCCGGATCGCTTTTTAAGCTTTAAACATTAA
- a CDS encoding Na/Pi cotransporter family protein — MNFTSQIILLLGGLALFLHGMNVMTDGLKAAAGSKMKAFLQGMTRNRWTSLVAGTGITAVIQSSSVTTVLAVGFVSAGLISFQSTLGIILGANIGTTITAQIIAFKITKASWIIIAVGFLAGFLFKKKIIKNAGTIILGLGLIFLGMSVMSDATAPLKNYEPFLELMEGLDNYIYGILIGAIFTALVQSSSATTGIVIIMASQGLLDIQPAIAIIMGANIGTCVTAILSALGKPKAAMRVAVSHVLFKVLGVLIWFAFIPQLAHLVENISPGSESRQVANAHTLFNLANTFLFIWLVKPISRLVVWLVPDKKKKEERAFPELDNFYLEDVNLALDLSQSSIAKLGDKVLEILKAGIPMALTGKEQELVELRHKDAFIDRGHAEILTFLQNIQSQSISKKQSHILERQIEAVNVLESAADVVTTSLVEAAEHRIEERFEVSSDTVQRIAVIHNMALEAFNTAVQFYSVDDILTDDSLAKDRFKKELQDVRLYLIERLSVSDVNRIDIYRFESEVLEGIRRIHALARRLKRKAG; from the coding sequence ATGAATTTCACTTCACAGATAATACTTTTATTAGGCGGGCTGGCATTGTTCCTGCATGGGATGAATGTAATGACTGATGGTTTAAAAGCCGCTGCAGGAAGCAAGATGAAAGCATTCTTGCAGGGAATGACGCGCAATCGCTGGACTTCGCTGGTGGCAGGAACCGGAATTACTGCAGTTATACAGTCATCGTCGGTTACCACGGTGTTGGCTGTTGGATTTGTATCGGCAGGGTTGATTTCATTTCAAAGCACGCTGGGTATTATTCTGGGCGCCAATATTGGTACTACAATTACGGCACAAATCATTGCTTTTAAAATTACCAAAGCCTCGTGGATAATAATTGCTGTGGGATTCCTGGCCGGATTCTTATTTAAAAAGAAGATCATTAAAAATGCAGGTACAATTATATTGGGCCTTGGATTGATTTTTCTGGGAATGAGCGTAATGAGTGACGCAACTGCGCCATTGAAAAACTACGAACCATTTTTAGAGTTAATGGAGGGCCTCGATAATTATATCTATGGAATACTAATCGGGGCGATATTTACGGCATTGGTGCAAAGCTCTTCAGCAACTACCGGAATCGTAATTATTATGGCTTCGCAGGGATTACTGGATATTCAGCCGGCCATTGCCATTATTATGGGAGCCAATATTGGAACTTGTGTTACTGCGATCCTGTCGGCGTTAGGGAAACCGAAGGCTGCAATGCGAGTAGCTGTTTCGCATGTTCTTTTTAAGGTTCTTGGCGTATTAATTTGGTTTGCTTTTATTCCGCAGCTGGCCCATTTGGTAGAAAATATTTCACCCGGAAGTGAATCCCGGCAAGTGGCCAATGCGCATACCTTATTTAATTTAGCTAATACTTTTTTATTTATTTGGTTGGTAAAACCGATCTCAAGACTGGTGGTTTGGTTGGTTCCCGACAAGAAAAAGAAGGAGGAAAGAGCATTCCCGGAGTTGGACAATTTTTATTTAGAGGATGTTAATCTTGCTTTGGATTTATCGCAAAGTTCCATTGCAAAATTGGGCGATAAAGTACTTGAAATATTAAAAGCAGGTATACCAATGGCCTTGACCGGAAAAGAGCAGGAATTGGTTGAGTTAAGACATAAAGATGCATTTATCGATAGGGGACATGCCGAGATTTTAACCTTTCTGCAAAACATACAAAGCCAGTCGATTAGTAAAAAACAAAGCCATATTCTTGAGCGGCAGATAGAAGCTGTAAATGTATTGGAGTCGGCAGCTGATGTGGTTACAACATCGTTAGTTGAAGCTGCTGAACACCGAATTGAAGAGCGATTTGAGGTAAGCAGTGATACGGTTCAGCGGATAGCCGTAATTCATAATATGGCACTGGAGGCTTTTAATACGGCAGTACAATTTTACAGTGTAGATGATATCTTAACAGACGATTCGCTTGCCAAAGACCGGTTTAAAAAAGAACTACAGGACGTTCGTTTATACCTGATTGAAAGACTATCGGTAAGTGATGTGAACCGTATCGATATTTATCGTTTTGAGTCGGAAGTACTGGAAGGAATAAGACGAATACACGCTTTGGCCAGGCGCTTAAAAAGAAAGGCAGGATAA
- a CDS encoding pseudouridine synthase, with product MNIPVLYQDESIIVVEKPIELPVHKNDFMPNDAPYLTKLLGDETGKWIYNVHRLDSKTSGVMVLAFSSEVANVLTKQFEQKEVKKTYYAIVQGNPEEGTFDSKVLVKKKSKFKKPAVTHYKTLRTVQTKLISKDKTDIELSLMEINPETGRWHQLRQHFAKNRFDIIGDTHHGDFTLNKIILADTDIRRLFLHAGKLEFKHPATAEPVSFESAIPDEFDRLLNFY from the coding sequence ATGAATATTCCAGTATTATATCAAGACGAATCGATCATTGTGGTTGAAAAGCCTATTGAGCTTCCGGTTCATAAAAATGATTTTATGCCCAACGACGCGCCGTATTTAACCAAGTTGCTTGGTGATGAAACGGGGAAGTGGATTTATAATGTACACCGGTTAGACTCGAAAACATCGGGAGTGATGGTTTTGGCATTTTCATCTGAAGTGGCCAATGTTTTAACCAAACAGTTTGAGCAGAAGGAAGTGAAGAAAACCTACTATGCCATTGTGCAGGGAAATCCGGAAGAGGGAACGTTCGACTCGAAAGTGTTGGTGAAAAAGAAATCGAAATTTAAAAAGCCAGCTGTAACGCATTATAAAACACTGCGCACTGTTCAAACAAAATTGATTTCGAAAGATAAAACTGACATTGAATTGAGTTTAATGGAGATTAATCCGGAAACGGGACGCTGGCACCAGTTGCGCCAACATTTTGCCAAAAACAGGTTCGATATTATTGGCGATACACACCACGGAGATTTTACCTTGAATAAAATTATTTTGGCTGATACCGATATCCGCCGGCTTTTTCTGCATGCCGGTAAACTGGAATTCAAACATCCTGCAACAGCAGAACCAGTTTCTTTCGAATCTGCTATTCCTGACGAATTTGATCGGCTGCTAAACTTTTATTAG
- a CDS encoding methionine-R-sulfoxide reductase yields MKAIVLLFILSLSFGSYAQNEKQEKDAKKMEYNKLNEFERYVILEKGTERPFTGEYTDYKKNGTYVCKQCGAALYKSTDKFDSNCGWPSFDDEIDGAVIRTPDADGRRTEITCANCGGHLGHVFFGEGFTDKNTRHCVNSISLDFIPANDDTKKGKQ; encoded by the coding sequence ATGAAAGCAATTGTATTATTATTTATTCTCAGTTTAAGTTTTGGAAGTTATGCCCAAAATGAAAAACAAGAAAAAGACGCTAAAAAAATGGAATACAACAAATTAAATGAATTTGAACGATACGTAATTTTAGAAAAAGGAACAGAACGCCCGTTTACCGGAGAGTACACTGATTATAAAAAAAATGGCACTTATGTGTGTAAACAGTGTGGTGCAGCCCTGTATAAATCGACCGATAAATTTGATTCGAACTGTGGTTGGCCAAGTTTTGATGATGAGATTGACGGTGCCGTAATCCGAACGCCGGATGCCGACGGCAGACGAACTGAAATTACCTGTGCCAACTGTGGCGGCCATCTGGGGCACGTATTTTTTGGTGAAGGTTTTACAGATAAAAACACCAGGCATTGTGTAAATTCTATTTCGCTTGATTTTATTCCAGCAAATGATGACACAAAAAAAGGAAAACAGTAA